Within Oncorhynchus keta strain PuntledgeMale-10-30-2019 chromosome 30, Oket_V2, whole genome shotgun sequence, the genomic segment actgtcagagcatcttacagattactgcacctgtacatagcccacctataatttagcccaaacaactacctctttcccaactgtatttaatttatttatttattttgctcctttgcaccccattatttttatttctactttgcacattcttccattgcaaaactaccataccagtgttttacttgctatattgtatttactttgccaccatggccttttttgcctttacctcccttctcacctaatttgctcacattgtatatagacttgtttatactgtattattgactgtatgtttgttttactccatgtgtaactctgtgttgttgtatctgtcgaactgctttgctttatcttggccaggtcgcaattgtaaatgagaacttgttctcaactagcctacctggttaaataaaggtgaaataaatttaaaaaatggtgtAATCCGCACGGGAAgatgattattattataacatgtctggatgagaggagagCAGCTAGATGTGATTTATGGGGTTGGAAGGATTTAGTCAGCGTCAGAAGGAGACAGCGAGATCCTATTCTCCTTGTCCACTTCCATCTAAACTAGCGACCCTAACTAGACATGTTTCTTAATGTAATAACGCAATAGCTAACCATGTCGTCTGCACACCTACTGCATACGTAGAGTCCTGTCCAATCCCGTTTTAGCGCAGTACATGTTGGCGTAGTGCAAAAGAGAAGGCCTCCAACCCAATTCTATTTTTAATCCATACCAGAGGGAGGGTTTCATAAATCCAAGTTGACACTGTAGAGTCAGCCAGAGATCCATGATGTTTCACTAGACCCGGTATCCCACAGAGACCTATTGCAGCTTCAGTATATTCACATCAATGTGTTTACTCTGCCTTCAGGTGGATGATGCATCACTTCAGACACATAGCTTCATGCTGGGCCATTGATCAGGCCTGACACTGGCACTGAGCCACatagatgaacacacacacacacacctggctttCTGGTTGATGCATATGCAGAGGCCTTGGTAAATGCTGACGTGCTAATACTGTCTACCCAAGCAGCACCTTCACCTCTATGATGTTAAATGGTGTGGAACCTGTTTGCAGTAACCCCATAGCTGTCAGAGCCACACCTTCTTGGAGAGAAATAATGAAACCTGCCATGGGAGAGAGaaagttgaggagagagagaggggtgaggttTAGGtgagggtgagtgagtgagtgagtgagtgagtgatagcGAGGTATCGGGGAGGTGAAGGGATGCATGCTGGGAACAATATGGAGCTCATGAATATCATGAGACAAGCTCATTAACACACACTGGGCTCCTTATGTAACCCAACATCTGACCCAGAAACCTCCTCACACAgaagtctggagagacagagagaacaaaggaGGAAGAGTGGGAATGAGGGAAACGAGGTCGTTGGGTGAGCGCTTTAATGAAGCACATGTCAGTGTCTTTGTgtgggagagagtcagtcacTGTTCAAATAGAAGAACGTGCGTGTAGAGCAATATGACTGTGTCTCTGATGTTTGTTCCAATGTGTTGAGAGATGATATTCATACTTAAATGCTTGATCCAAACACCAGGGATCCTGTCCTCTGTAACTCTTGATCAATGCTCTacttaacacctgtgtgtgtgtggaggtatTTTGCAACAACTATAGTAAATGCGTACATGTCTAacgttgtcctctctctctccctctctctctccctctctctctctgtctcgctctctctctgtctcgctctcactctgtctctctctctcactctgcctcgctctctctctgtctcgctctctctctctgtctcgctctctctctgtctcgctctctctctgtctcgctctctctctgtctcgctctctctctgtctcgctctcgctctgtctcgctctcgctctgtctcgctctcgctctcgctctgtctcgctctcgctctgtctcgctctctctctgtctcgctcgctctctctctgtctctctgtctcgctctctctctgtctcgctctctctctgtctctctgtctctctctctgtctcgctctctctctgtctcgctctctctctgtctcgctctctctctgtctcgctctctctctgtctcgctctcgctctgtctgtctcgctctcgctctgtctgtctcgctctcgtctctgtctcgctctgtctcgtctctcgctctgtctcgctctctctctctgtctgtctcgctctctctctgtctgtctcgctgtctgtctctctgtctcgctctctctctgtctcgctctgtctgtctctgtctctcgctctgtctgtctcgctctgtctgtctctctctgtctctctctgtctgtctctctctgtctgtctctgtctctctgtctgtctctctgtctgtctgtctgtctctctgtctgtctctctctgtctgtctctctctctctgtctctgtctctctctctgtctctgtctctgtctctctgtctctgtctctctctctctctctctctctctctgtctctctctctctctgtctctctctctgtctctctctctctctctctctgtcttctctctctctctctctctctctgtttctctctctctctctgtctctctctctgtctctgtctctctctctctgtctctctgtctctgtctctctctctctctgtctctctctgtctctgtctctctctctctctgtctctctctctctctctctctgtctctctctctctctctctctctctctctctctctctctctctctctgtctctctctctctctctctgtctctctctctctctctgtctctctctctctctctctctctctctctctctctctctctctctctgtctctctctctctctctctctctctctctctgtctctctctctctctctctctctgtctctgtctctgtctctctctgtctctgtctctctctgtctctctctctctctctgtctctctctctctctctgtctctctgtctctctctgtctctctgtctctctctctctctctctctctctctctctctctctgtctctctgtctctctctgtctctctgtctctgtctctctctctctgtctctctctctctctctgtctctctctgtctctctgtctctctctgtctctgtctctctctgtctctctctctctctctatctctctctctctctctctctctctctctctctctctctctctctctctgtctctctctctctctctctctctgtctctctctctctctctctgtctctctctctctctgtctctctctctctctgtctctctctctctctctctctctctgtctctctctctctgtctgtctctctctctctctctctctctgtctctctctctctctctctctctgtctctctctctctgtctctctctctctgtctgtctgtctgtctctctgtctctctcctctgtctctctctctctctctctctgtctctgtctgtctgtctctgtctctctgtctctgtctctctctgtctctctctgtctctgtctgtctgtctgtctctctctgtctcgtctctgtctctgtctctctctgtctctacaggtGGATTCTTGTGGATGGGAAATGCTCCCTAATCttccctgccctcctcctccctctcctgaaaACCCCAATCCCTCCATCTCTCGTTCTCActttctccatcactccatcactccctgGTCGCCATGACGTCCGCGCTGCAAACGCTGGGGCTTAAGCTGGCCCCGCCCCCTCAGGACCTACACCCTGAGCGGTTGGACGGCTGCGAGGAGACGGGCCGGCGCTACAAAGTGGTTCCCTCCGTCGTGTGCTCCATGTGTTGCCTCTTCGGCATCATCTACTGCTTCTTCGGTGAGCAAAAGAGATTCTTTGTAGCGGTAGTATGGACATAGTGTTTCCAAGGACGACAGAGCTAAGGGTTATTTCACTAGTCTCAGTGGTGATGTTCATCTGACACTGCTGCAGAACCTCTCTGAGACTATGATAAACAGGGTGAAGCACAAGTGATGATTTTATTTCAAGCAACACTGGGCAAATATTCTGGAGAATTTAGCCGCTCCGGGGCTATGCATAGGGTAATcatctcctctctcgctctctctctcgctctctctctcgctctctctctctctctctctcccccatctttctctctctcagataaAAATGTGTCTCTCGCTATCCCAATCCAATTTAACTGAATAAAACTATTGCCGTGGTACATTTATGTACACTGCCAAGGTAAACACATGACAGAGATGGTCAAACAAGACCATCTCAAGGCCGCAGAATGAAAAGGAACACAATTTGGTGGCTCTCTGTGCTCAAGACAAgaatccctgtctctctctctcctcaggctaCCGTTGTTTCAAGGCGGTGATGTTCCTGACGGGCCTGATGTTCGGCTCCATCGTCATCTTCCTGTTGTGTTATAAGGAGCGCGTCCTGGACACCCAGCTCAGTGTTGAGGCCTCTGTGGGCATCGGCCTAGGCATCGGCACCCTCTGCGGCCTGGTCACCATGCTGGTTCGCTCCGTGGGTCTCTTCATGGTGGGTCTCCTCCTGGGCCTCTTGGTGGCTGTGGCTACCCTGGTGGGCATGGAGGAGCTGTCCAACAGCCCCCCGAGGTCGGTCTGGGTCCCCCTGGGGGTGCTGCTCGGCCTGGGCATGCTGTTCGCCGTTCTCACCCTCCAATGGCAGCGCTTTTTCACCACCGTGTCCACGGCCGTGTTCGGGGCGGCGGTGATCACCGTGGCGCTGGACTACTTTGTGGAGCTGTTTGCCCTGGTGCTGTACCTGTACGAGAGGGTGAAAGCGGCGCCCAGAGGGAGACCCGTCTGCTGGATCACCTGGGTGGTGCTGGGGGTGTGGCCTGTTCTGACACTCCTGGGGGTGCTAATACAGTGGAAGGTGACAGCAGAGGGATACTCCCACACCAAGGGTGAGTCTGAGATCGGGGTGCTGGAGAGGTTACACTGACGTCAATGctaaatcgacatccacgtcttcggcgcccagggaacagtgggtttagtgccttgctcaggggcagaatgccagattttgaccttgtcagctcgggggttcaatccagcaaccttccggttactggtccaacactctaaccactaggctacctgtaatgTAAGCGAAGAGGAGAataagagtgagtgagtgagtgagtgagagtgagtgagagtgagtgagagtgagtgagagtgagtgagagtgagtgagtgagtgagtgagtgagtgagtgagtgagtgagtgagtgagtgagtgagtgagtgagagatatatatatattatattatattatattgctGGCTGAACTCCCTGGATGCCAGATGGTGCCTGGCTCTGCTTGTCTAGTCGTTGTGTGTGTAATGTCTGAACCcagtcttccatctctctcagtgATAATCAGTCGTCAGCAGCGACGGGTCCAGCTGATGCGTATCCGTCAGAAGGAGGAGCGGAGGGACCGCAGCAGGAAGAGGAAGAATAAGCAACAGAGAGACTCCACCCACAGCTCTCACCCTCCCAAACCCCTGCACCCCGAGCCCGCCTATCGCAGGAAACCCAACCCTATACGACGCTTTGACGGGGACGTCCTTTCGCCTGTGAGTGTacaagtgtgctctctctctctgtccattctccTCATCTCTTCTTGCTCAGTGTCTTATCAGCATTCATCACATTTTTTttgtctcttttcctctcccttgctccctctctctctccctttatctctcatcactgatctaacatgcaatattaatctctctctctgtctctctctatctgtgtctctctgtctctctctctatctctgtctctctgtgtctctctctgtctgtctctctctctctctgtctctctctgtgtctctctctgtctctctctctctctctgtctctctctctgtgtctctctctctctgtctctctgtctctctctctctgtctctctgtctctgtctctctgtctctctgtctctctgtctctctgtctctgtctctctgtctctgtctctgtctctgtctctgtctctctgtctctgtctctctgtctctgtctctgtctctgtctctctctgtctctgtctctgtgtctctgtctctctgtctctctgtctctctgtctctctgtctctgtctctctgtctctctgtctctctgtctctgtctctctgtctctctctgtctctctgtctctctgtctctgtctctgtctctgtctctgtctctctgtctctctgtctctgtctctctgtctctgtctctgtctctgtctctgtctctgtctctgtctctctctctgtctctgtctctctgtctctgtctctctgtctctttctctctgtctctctgtctctgtctctctgtctctgtctctgtctctgtctctgtctctgtctctgtctctgtctctgtctctctctgtctctctctgtctctgtctctctgtctctgtctctgtctctgtctctctctctgtctctgtctctgtctctgtctctgtctctctctctctctctctgtctctctgtctcggtctcggtctcggtctcggtctctgcctctgcctctgcctctgtctctgtatctctctctgtctctgtctctctgtctctgtatctctctctgtctctgtctctctgtctctgtctctctgtctctgtatctctctctgtctctctctgtctctgtatctctctctgtctctgtctctgtctctctctgtctctgtctctgtctctgtctctgtctctctctctctctctgtctctgtatctctctctgtctctgtctctctgtctctgtatctctctctgtctctgtctctgtctctgtatctctctctgtctctgtctctctctctgtctctctctctgtctctgtctctctctctctctctctctgtctctctctctgtctctgtctctgtgtctctgtctctctgtctctgtctctgtctctgtctctctctgtctctctctctgtctctgtctctgtctctgtctctgtctctgtctctctctctgtctctgtctctctctgtctctctctgtctctgtctctctctgtctctgtctctgtctgtctctgtctctgtctctgtctctgtctctgtctctgtctctctgtctctacagagtTACATCCAGAGTTTCCGGGACAGACAGGTGGAGGCTAGGCCGTATCCTGGAGGGGGCAGACTgatggggggaggaggggctCACACCAATGTGGATGTGGACTATGACTGCGGCTCCACCACGCCCCTCACTGCGGCTGCAGGCCCCTTACTACGAGTCTGAACACTCCCCTAACCACTGGTCCGACCACACCCCCAGAAACCTGTACAGCAGTATGAATCTGGCAGCCACATCACACCCCCCAAAAGGTGTGACCACACCCACAACCCACCTGTGCTGCAGTATTGTTCTGACCACACCCTTAAACGGTGTGACCACACCCCCGTAGGCCTGTATTGCAGTTTAGGTCTGACTGACTACTCCCCCACCACAATGCTGGAGCCAATCAGAGTATGTGAATAGTAAAGGCCTGAACTCCTTTTTCaggtttcacacacacaccagccacatGCATGAAAATACTGTACACACATCCACAAACACCGCAGTGGAACTGGAcctggtggacagagagagaaatacagggCCTCCAACTGGATGGATAGATGTTGCCCgaggcttctctctctccagccagTCTCCATCAGGACACAGTTTAAAGAAGCATGGCTCAGGTTTCGAACGAGGCATCGTTTTACCATGGACACCGGATTACAATCCTCTCTCTTCAGGATTTTGAAAAGATTTTAAAGTGTGTCTACTGCTCGGCAGTCTTAATTCTTCAAATCGTTCCCTGTCGTCAACAGGCAGTTCCTTTTGTACTGCATTTCTACGGTTCCATCCTTCTATGGAGTTGGGACCTTCTGATGAGAACTGACTAGTAATAAACACCCCTGCTCTGTGCCATGCTCTGTGCCATGCTCTGTGCCATGCTCTGTGCCATGCTCTGTGCCATGCTCTGTGCCATGCCAGCCCAACAACAGATCACCTCCTGGGAAGGAGAAGAATATGTGTCTTTTAAGAGGAAGTATTATGCATTCTTGGTGCTGGACGATATCCGTCTTTGGAAAGCAGGTTGAACTCCCCCTTCTTTAACGGAAGTTGGGAGATCCGGTGGATTTATGGGTGCCTTGTGATTGCCCTTACTTGGACTGTACCATTCAGCGGTGGGATAGGGGTTATCGGCAGTGGTCACTGAATGAGACATGTGAGAGACTATATGATAACATGCTATTTTATTATAGTGACAGACATCAAAGTTGTTGCAATAGGAATGAGGGTAGGCCTATGTCTAGCAGAGGAGCAACAGTGAACCAATCAGGGAGCAAGCAAGGAAACAGTGGATGGCGATTGGTCTAACCTGCCCGGGGCTCTACCAAAAGGAGCACTACAGGAAGTCAGCACAGGGTCAGTAAGGGGTCAATAAAGAGTTCAAAACAGAAAGGGTTCAGAATAAACGATCGACCAATACCATGAGAGTATTGACCAATCCCCATCTACTCTACAGAGAGGACCATTCAGGTCACAGAGGATAGCCTAAAAAAGAACCCCTACAAAATGTGCATTAGTGTTCTGAATATGGGCCAAaacattctgtctgtagtgtatcAGTAAATGACCGGACGTCTATGGTTTATTATTGTCTTTGACTCAgactgtgataatataatacaggCTTGATGATGTTATTATTAGGATTGCCCCCATTGGGCTGTGGGGTCAGGACATGGTATAAGAATCGAAATTCCTTTCCCAGAATCTTCCAGGGGAAACCTACCTGGCTTGCAAGACTCAGtggttccttcctgttcctgtccccctctcttatGTCTCCCATGGTATTGTCCTCCTCACCTCACCAGACAATGGTTCCTATCCCCTTCTAGCCTGATCGCCCCACATCTAACAACCACATGCATAGTTCGTAACACTTCTCATGAATGGCTTCTTAATAATGCATTATAAGCACATGTATAATGCATAATGCACTATAATGCATAGATTAAATTGATATTCATGAGCACTTATTATGGgcttattgtacattatgaagagCGCATTCATAGGAAGTGTTAGCAAattagcctgagtgccagtcttgTTTAAGCCATCATGTCAACTCCTTGCCACTCAATGTCTTGTCAAACATGCTTTAGCATGACAATGAGTGACAAGGATTTGGCTTGGTAGCAcaagcagatctgggaccaggctatgacAGAGATGGCGGTACAGCACAAACAGTAGAGATGTGTAACTCCTCACAGTCTCCCTCCCTGCATTCTTCTGACCTTCTGTCTTGTACATAaacaacactgttacagtactTTTTCCCCTTGTACTTCTTGCTTAATTTGATTGTTTTAGTTTTTCTCATGGGTTTATTTTAGGATACTTGATTTTATTTATATGAAATAATGTGTCCTTTCtgaagtactgtatgtatatgtatttatCAGGTAATTTATTGACATCTTGACTTCAGGAGTGCAGCCT encodes:
- the LOC127914023 gene encoding transmembrane protein 198-B-like, yielding MTSALQTLGLKLAPPPQDLHPERLDGCEETGRRYKVVPSVVCSMCCLFGIIYCFFGYRCFKAVMFLTGLMFGSIVIFLLCYKERVLDTQLSVEASVGIGLGIGTLCGLVTMLVRSVGLFMVGLLLGLLVAVATLVGMEELSNSPPRSVWVPLGVLLGLGMLFAVLTLQWQRFFTTVSTAVFGAAVITVALDYFVELFALVLYLYERVKAAPRGRPVCWITWVVLGVWPVLTLLGVLIQWKVTAEGYSHTKVIISRQQRRVQLMRIRQKEERRDRSRKRKNKQQRDSTHSSHPPKPLHPEPAYRRKPNPIRRFDGDVLSPSYIQSFRDRQVEARPYPGGGRLMGGGGAHTNVDVDYDCGSTTPLTAAAGPLLRV